One Malus domestica chromosome 11, GDT2T_hap1 genomic region harbors:
- the LOC108171359 gene encoding zinc finger BED domain-containing protein RICESLEEPER 2-like gives MDGSSSQSSTPMVSVLGKRKQTQPSGTLQLGTPSPQEYLHNDYYEDYWDDDPDMEEEEGEEGEEEVEEVEEVEEVVRQWDGPPRKKGNRRKGPSPAWNDAKRVTITDNNGEKLFMAECKHCKLLVPAHPRTHGTAGILKHLRKCPGSSLFENVDPNQPTLTQARMGGPVVTHTFNQKRLDRRCVRWIIIAEMPFRVVDQEDFRAFIRDLNPKYKLPNRHKVAAAVLELYFEEKAKIKSVIEGLRVSITTDTWTSIQMINYMVITAHFLDANWGLHKRILNFVQVTSHKGDDIGRCLEICLNDWGIDKVFSITVDNASANDTAIAYMKRRLKSNGTLLLDGAHLHMRCACHILNLIVKDGMTELSREIDAIRNCVKFIHSSPARLESFREYCVLLRFDRMSSIPFDVVTRWNATYQMLNSAFKFKEVFSKMTFECDSFIAYFKEEVSKEVNGVTTKAKRVGPPEVDDWERSVSFAHFLKKFYDATLTLSATLTPTSHLILSTVIALQVEIEEQILNASNATLQSVATSMKLKFDKYWSDFEKVNPILFVAQSLDPRYKFDMLETNLEELGYDCDKIREEKVRVKGYVTELYNAYKEGGILSGSSTSSSATSNMEQRSSVVLDDGAGGVMVDIDVASRMTKKIQRKRAEAQQNEIANEVDMYFNDPHQSLTYEGFNLLDWWKGNCGQYPILSKVAKDVLALPSSTVASENAFSLGGRVVDPFRASLTPKTVEALVCTSDWLRGKEFCFYKEPTLDELYFYEELERLEKSMANLGGEEYTTQENEMPPPPPPLRPPQVEVQRQNQINQSLPPRPPIFRGRAQPSTSRGRVQVPTRRGQPQASTRSKGRRGRRGQQSS, from the exons CAATGGGATGGTCCTCCTCGGAAAAAGGGCAATAGGAGAAAGGGTCCAAGTCCGGCATGGAATGATGCTAAGAGGGTAACTATCACCGATAATAATGGGGAGAAATTGTTCATGGCCGAATGCAAGCATTGCAAACTCTTAGTACCGGCACACCCTAGAACTCATGGGACGGCGGGAATTCTTAAGCATTTGAGGAAATGCCCGGGTTCTAGTCTCTTTGAGAATGTGGATCCGAACCAACCTACATTGACACAAGCAAGGATGGGAGGTCCGGTTGTCACTCACACTTTCAATCAAAAAAGACTTGATAGGAGATGTGTGAGGTGGATTATAATAGCGGAGATGCCTTTTAGGGTGGTTGATCAAGAAGATTTTCGAGCTTTTATTCGTGACTTGAATCCAAAGTACAAACTTCCTAATAGGCATAAGGTGGCGGCGGCGGTTTTGGAGTTGTATTTtgaagagaaggcaaaaataaaaagtgtgaTTGAGGGATTGAGAGTGAGTATTACAACCGATACTTGGACCTCAATTCAAATGATAAACTACATGGTCATCACGGCCCATTTTTTGGACGCTAATTGGGGATTGCATAAGAGGATCCTAAACTTTGTCCAAGTTACTTCTCACAAGGGTGATGATATTGGAAGATGTCTAGAGATTTGCTTGAATGATTGGGGCATAGACAAGGTGTTTAGCATTACCGTTGACAATGCTAGTGCAAATGACACCGCtattgcatacatgaaaagaagACTCAAGTCAAATGGTACTCTTTTACTTGATGGGGCTCACTTGCACATGAGGTGCGCTTGTCACATCCTCAATTTGATAGTTAAAGATGGAATGACGGAGCTTAGTAGGGAAATTGATGCCATAAGAAATTGTGTGAAGTTTATACACTCATCCCCGGCAAGGTTGGAGTCTTTTAGGGAATATTGTGTCTTGTTGAGATTTGATAGGATGTCAAGTATCCCTTTTGATGTTGTCACAAGGTGGAATGCCACGTATCAAATGCTTAATAGTGCTTTCAAGTTTAAAGAAGTGTTCTCTAAGATGACCTTTGAGTGTGACTCTTTTATTGCTTACTTTAAAGAGGAGGTCTCGAAAGAGGTTAATGGGGTGACAACAAAGGCCAAGCGGGTGGGTCCTCCGGAGGTGGATGATTGGGAAAGGTCGGTGAGTTTTgctcattttctcaaaaaatttTATGATGCCACCTTGACATTGAGTGCAACCCTTACTCCAACGTCACACTTAATACTTAGCACGGTGATTGCCTTGCAAGTAGAGATAGAAGAACAAATTTTAAACGCCTCTAATGCTACTTTGCAAAGTGTGGCTACCTCAATGAAGCTCAAGTTTGACAAATATTGGAGTGACTTTGAAAAGGTGAATCCTATTCTCTTTGTGGCCCAATCACTCGACCCGAGGTACAAATTTGATATGTTGGAGACAAATTTAGAAGAGCTCGGCTATGATTGTGACAAAATAAGGGAGGAGAAAGTAAGGGTTAAAGGCTATGTAACCGAGTTGTATAATGCATATAAGGAGGGAGGGATCCTTAGTGGTAGTAGTACTAGTAGTAGTGCTACCTCAAATATGGAGCAAAGATCAAGTGTTGTACTAGATGATGGGGCGGGGGGTGTGATGGTAGATATTGATGTTGCTTCAAGGATGACAAAGAAGATCCAAAGAAAGAGAGCGGAGGCACAACAAAATGAGATAGCCAATGAAGTGGATATGTACTTCAATGATCCACATCAAAGCCTAACATATGAGGGTTTCAATCTTTTGGATTGGTGGAAAGGAAATTGTGGTCAATATCCAATTCTTAGTAAAGTTGCTAAGGATGTATTGGCCCTTCCTAGTAGCACCGTTGCTAGTGAGAATGCCTTTAGTCTTGGTGGGAGAGTTGTTGATCCTTTTAGAGCTTCCTTAACACCTAAAACGGTTGAGGCTTTAGTGTGTACTAGTGATTGGCTTAGAGGAAAAGAATTTTGTTTCTACAAGGAGCCTACACTTGACGAATTATATTTCTACGAGGAGCTTGAACGCTTAGAAAAAA GCATGGCTAATTTGGGAGGTGAGGAGTATACAacacaagaaaatgaaatgccacctccacctccacctcttCGACCACCTCAAGTTGAAGTTCAAcgtcaaaatcaaattaatCAATCATTACCTCCACGACCACCCATTTTTAGGGGAAGGGCTCAACCATCTACATCAAGGGGAAGAGTACAAGTACCAACAAGAAGGGGGCAACCACAAGCATCAACAAGATCAAAGGGCCGAAGGGGCCGAAGAGGCCAACAATCTTCATAA